The Eleginops maclovinus isolate JMC-PN-2008 ecotype Puerto Natales chromosome 3, JC_Emac_rtc_rv5, whole genome shotgun sequence genome includes a region encoding these proteins:
- the LOC134861458 gene encoding piggyBac transposable element-derived protein 4-like encodes MSSRRTAAEEALSQILNWDSDVEEDISEPEDLSETEDNVIADPDCQFSYDEEDSEDESAVVPPTDENQGMQQSSSTEGTWASKDGNIKWSTSPHPSRGRLSSSNVIKMTPGPTRFAVTRVDEIQSAFQLFISSPIERIILEMTNLEGRRVFQEKWKPLDQTDLHAYIGVLLLAGVYRSKGEATASLWNEENGRPIFRATMSLETFHMISRVIRFDNHDTRAGRRERDKLAAIRDVWDKWVEILPLLYNPGPHVTVDERLVQFRGRCPFRQYMPNKPAKYGIKIWAACDAKSSYAWNMQVYTGKLPGGTSEKNQGMRVVLEMSEGLQGHNITCDNFFTSYRLGDELQKRKLTMLGTVRRNKPELPTEILKMQGRPLHSSIFAFTEKATVVSYCPKRNKNVLVMSAMHTDASLSTREDMKPQMILDYNSTKGGVDNLDKVTATYSCQRKTARWPLVIFYNIVDVSAYNAYVLWTAINQKWNAGKLYRRRLFLEDLGKALITPKIQTRARPARSPAAAAVIEKVKLRSPDQPAASPNPTSPNQHPVDTGGKKRKRCQVCPSREDSNTSTSCVKCKNYICRKHTVTFCPSCGEH; translated from the coding sequence ATGAGCTCCAGAAGGACGGCAGCTGAGGAGGCTTTATCACAGATTTTGAACTGGGATAGTGATGTAGAGGAAGATATTTCAGAACCAGAGGAtctttcagagacagaggacaatgtTATTGCTGATCCAGATTGTCAATTTTCCTACGATGAGGAGGATTCAGAGGACGAGTCTGCCGTTGTTCCTCCAACAGATGAAAACCAAGGAATGCAGCAATCAtcatccacagaggggacatgggCATCTAAGGACGGTAATATAAAATGGTCAACATCACCACACCCAAGCCGAGGCAGACTGTCATCTTccaatgtgatcaaaatgactccCGGTCCTACAAGATTTGCTGTCACACGAGTTGATGAGattcaatcagcatttcagCTCTTCATATCCTCACCAATAGAGAGGATTATACTGGAAATGACCAACTTGGAGGGGAGAcgtgtgtttcaagagaaatggAAGCCACTGGATCAGACTGACTTGCATGCTTACATTGGAGTTCTGTTATTAGCTGGAGTGTACAGGTCAAAGGGAGAAGCAACTGCAAGTCTATGGAATGAAGAGAATGGAAGGCCAATCTTTCGTGCAACAATGTCTCTGGAGACATTCCACATGATATCTCGTGTGATCCGCTTTGACAACCACGACACCAGAGCTGGTCGACgtgaaagagacaaactagCTGCGATCAGAGATGTGTGGGATAAATGGGTTGAAATTTTACCTTTGTTGTACAATCCTGGTCCCCATGTTACTGTAGATGAGCGCCTTGTTCAATTCAGGGGGCGCTGTCCTTTCCGACAGTACATGCCCAACAAGCCCGCCAAGTATGGCATCAAAATATGGGCAGCCTGTGATGCAAAATCCAGCTATGCATGGAATATGCAAGTATACACTGGAAAGCTACCTGGAGGAACATCTGAGAAGAATCAGGGGATGCGTGTGGTGCTGGAAATGAGTGAAGGGCTGCAAGGTCATAACATCACATGTGACAACTTCTTTACATCCTACCGCCTTGGAGATGAACTTCAGAAGAGAAAGCTGACCATGTTGGGAACAGTCAGAAGAAATAAGCCAGAACTTCCCACTGAAATTCTGAAGATGCAGGGCAGACCTCTGCATtcctcaatatttgctttcactgagaaagcaacagttgtttcatactgcccaaagagaaacaagaatgtTCTTGTAATGAGTGCaatgcacacagatgcatcTCTGAGCACAAGAGAAGACATGAAGCCACAAATGATCCTGGATTATAACTCCACCAAAGGAGGAGTTGACAATCTGGACAAAGTCACAGCAACATACAGCTGCCAGCGCAAGACAGCCCGTTGGCCTTTGGTGATTTTCTACAACATTGTGGACGTGTCTGCTTACAATGCCTATGTCCTGTGGACTGCAATCAACCAGAAATGGAATGCCGGCAAATTGTACAGACGTCGGCTTTTCCTGGAAGATCTCGGCAAAGCACTTATCACTCCCAAGATCCAGACGCGAGCCAGGCCAGCTCGatccccagcagctgcagctgtcattgAAAAGGTCAAGCTCAGGTCACCCGACCAACCTGCAGCCTCACCCAACCCAACCTCACCCAACCAACATCCAGTggacacaggtggaaagaaaaggaaaagatgccaGGTCTGTCCCTCCCGAGAGGACAGTAACACAAGTACCTCTTGTGTGAAATGCAAGAattacatctgcagaaagcacacagtaacattctgtccatcatgtggagaacattga